The following are from one region of the Microbacterium paraoxydans genome:
- a CDS encoding helix-turn-helix domain-containing protein, translated as MSPAESDDEFTGIHCRLDELLAARGMTLTELSAAVGVSIVNLSVLKNDRARAIRYSTLRAICEALDCEVGDLLVLADR; from the coding sequence GTGAGCCCGGCGGAGAGCGACGACGAGTTCACGGGCATCCACTGCCGTCTGGACGAGCTGCTGGCCGCCCGCGGGATGACGCTGACGGAGCTGAGCGCCGCCGTCGGCGTCAGCATCGTGAACCTGTCCGTGCTGAAGAACGACCGCGCCCGCGCGATCCGCTACTCCACGCTGCGGGCCATCTGCGAGGCGCTCGACTGCGAGGTCGGCGACCTCCTCGTCCTCGCTGATCGCTGA
- a CDS encoding dicarboxylate/amino acid:cation symporter, with translation MSTTARAQKAPDTRGPVRKLLTSFGFQIIAALVLGIAAGLIGRQLGATAENPTALSATLDTIGSSYVTLLRAAVVPLIFTAIVASISNLRRVQNAARLAGQTILWFAITAFIAVIIGIVLGLVIQPGSRAGEGLEPGEPYTVGTWWNFLLGLIPQNFLGLTVSTSPGATEGAFTSSVGFNILQVIVVAAVVGIAALKAGKKAEPFLVFTESLLKVIQRVLWWIIRIAPLGTFGLIGSAVIKYGWEKLASLGWFAAAVYIGLALVLFVVYPILVRTHGLSIKQYFSGVWPAVQLAFVSRSSIGTLPLTERVTERNLGVPRSYASFAVPLGATTKMDGCAAIYPAIAAIFVAQFFGIELNFVQYLLIVIVSVVGSAATAGTTGAVVMLTLTLSTLGLPLEGVGLLLAIDPILDMGRTAVNVAGQALVPAIVAKREGILNEELYNAPREGLPFADDSGDDTPEADAASTPEPAGAR, from the coding sequence ATGAGCACCACCGCACGCGCCCAGAAGGCGCCAGACACCCGCGGGCCGGTCCGGAAGCTGCTGACCTCGTTCGGCTTCCAGATCATCGCCGCCCTCGTCCTCGGCATCGCCGCCGGTCTGATCGGCCGCCAGCTCGGCGCCACGGCCGAGAATCCGACCGCCCTGTCGGCCACCCTCGACACGATCGGCAGCTCGTACGTCACGCTGCTCCGCGCGGCTGTCGTCCCGCTGATCTTCACCGCGATCGTCGCGAGCATCTCGAACCTCCGTCGCGTGCAGAACGCCGCCCGCCTCGCCGGGCAGACGATCCTCTGGTTCGCGATCACCGCCTTCATCGCGGTCATCATCGGCATCGTCCTCGGCCTCGTGATCCAGCCGGGCAGCCGCGCCGGCGAGGGCCTGGAGCCGGGCGAGCCGTACACCGTCGGCACCTGGTGGAACTTCCTCCTCGGCCTCATCCCGCAGAACTTCCTCGGGCTGACCGTCAGCACCTCCCCCGGAGCCACCGAGGGCGCGTTCACCTCGAGCGTCGGCTTCAACATCCTGCAGGTCATCGTGGTCGCGGCCGTCGTCGGCATCGCGGCACTCAAGGCCGGCAAGAAGGCGGAGCCGTTCCTCGTCTTCACCGAGTCCCTGCTCAAGGTCATCCAGCGCGTGCTGTGGTGGATCATCCGCATCGCCCCGCTCGGCACGTTCGGCCTCATCGGCTCCGCCGTCATCAAGTACGGCTGGGAGAAGCTGGCGTCGCTCGGCTGGTTCGCGGCCGCGGTCTACATCGGCCTCGCGCTCGTGCTGTTCGTCGTGTACCCGATCCTGGTGCGCACGCACGGCCTCTCCATCAAGCAGTACTTCTCGGGTGTGTGGCCGGCGGTGCAGCTCGCCTTCGTGAGCCGCTCCTCCATCGGCACGCTCCCCCTCACGGAGCGCGTGACCGAGCGCAACCTCGGTGTGCCCCGCTCCTACGCCTCGTTCGCCGTGCCGCTGGGCGCGACGACGAAGATGGACGGCTGCGCAGCGATCTACCCGGCCATCGCCGCGATCTTCGTCGCGCAGTTCTTCGGCATCGAGCTGAACTTCGTGCAGTACCTGCTGATCGTGATCGTCTCGGTCGTCGGTTCCGCCGCCACCGCGGGCACCACGGGCGCGGTCGTCATGCTCACGCTGACGCTGTCCACCCTGGGGCTCCCGCTCGAGGGCGTCGGTCTGCTGCTCGCGATCGACCCGATCCTCGACATGGGCCGCACGGCCGTGAACGTCGCCGGTCAGGCGCTCGTCCCCGCGATCGTCGCGAAGCGTGAAGGCATCCTGAACGAGGAGCTCTACAACGCACCTCGCGAGGGCCTGCCCTTCGCCGACGACTCCGGCGACGACACCCCCGAGGCCGACGCCGCCTCCACCCCGGAGCCCGCCGGGGCACGCTGA
- a CDS encoding cation:proton antiporter → MEAGIFYVLVGAVAVAAVARSRGWPAPLLVTVVALAASFLPFVPELEIDGHLLLGLVLPPLLYSAALDVSFVGFKRSLPQIRRLGIWLVLLTAFAVGLVAWWILPSLTLPGALLLGAIVAPPDAVSAAAIGRRLGLPRRIMTVLSGESLINDATSLTLYRVFAAILAGATVSIWDGIGQFLLAVGVGVGIGLVFGIVLHQLRMRIGDPVVIGTFGLLAPFGAYNIAEHLLGSGVLAVVAMGLFVGFNAPRTDYTTRQQEAPLWLSADLLLESFVFAYIGLQFPRVLSDLGSESVGHILLLSGAVLLVVLVVRPLYIYPISAWSNFQDRRRLARMDRGIASGEFDERRRRSRRWRDQSTDELRTQIVRERMAGLQLTWKDNAVISWAGMRGVVTLAIAVAAADLAGLDTEAAHAIVVVAFIVTVGTLLLQGLTLPLLIRRLEIAGDEEHEEDVAALEMVKAKSREAGKAYLAEKRREWEQKHGEVDLGMFDAFTKRMTRVEKDTDDAQQVEDTVARPSYDDLVALTKGWLQVRREILVAERDAGELDEEVMRELLAAMDAEELALDTRGATRPLSRN, encoded by the coding sequence ATGGAAGCCGGGATCTTCTACGTCCTCGTCGGAGCTGTCGCCGTGGCGGCCGTCGCGCGGTCGCGGGGGTGGCCGGCCCCGCTGCTCGTGACCGTCGTGGCGCTCGCCGCCTCGTTCCTGCCGTTCGTGCCGGAGCTGGAGATCGACGGGCACCTGCTGCTCGGGCTCGTGCTGCCTCCGCTGCTGTATTCCGCCGCCCTCGACGTGTCCTTCGTCGGGTTCAAGCGCAGCCTGCCGCAGATCCGCCGTCTCGGGATCTGGCTGGTGCTGCTCACCGCGTTCGCCGTCGGACTCGTGGCCTGGTGGATCCTGCCGTCGCTCACGCTGCCCGGCGCGTTGCTGCTCGGAGCCATCGTCGCCCCGCCGGATGCGGTGTCGGCGGCGGCGATCGGCCGTCGTCTCGGTCTGCCCCGCCGCATCATGACGGTGCTGTCCGGGGAGAGCCTCATCAACGACGCGACCTCGCTCACGCTCTACCGGGTGTTCGCCGCCATCCTCGCCGGGGCGACGGTGTCGATCTGGGATGGCATCGGGCAGTTCCTCCTGGCCGTCGGTGTGGGGGTGGGCATCGGGCTCGTCTTCGGGATCGTCCTGCATCAGCTCCGGATGCGCATCGGCGACCCGGTGGTGATCGGCACCTTCGGTCTGCTCGCCCCGTTCGGCGCGTACAACATCGCGGAGCACCTGCTCGGCTCCGGCGTCCTCGCCGTCGTGGCCATGGGGCTGTTCGTCGGCTTCAACGCCCCGCGCACCGACTACACGACCCGGCAGCAGGAGGCGCCGCTGTGGCTGTCGGCCGACCTGCTGCTGGAGAGCTTCGTGTTCGCCTACATCGGCCTCCAGTTCCCGCGGGTGCTCAGCGATCTCGGCAGCGAGTCGGTGGGGCACATCCTCCTGCTCTCCGGCGCCGTGCTGCTCGTGGTGCTCGTCGTGCGGCCGCTCTACATCTACCCGATCAGCGCGTGGTCGAACTTCCAGGACCGTCGCCGGCTCGCCCGCATGGATCGCGGCATCGCATCCGGGGAGTTCGACGAACGGCGACGGCGGTCCCGGCGGTGGCGTGATCAGAGCACGGATGAGCTGCGGACGCAGATCGTCCGGGAGCGCATGGCGGGCCTTCAGCTCACGTGGAAGGACAACGCCGTCATCTCCTGGGCGGGTATGCGTGGCGTGGTGACCCTGGCGATCGCGGTGGCCGCCGCGGATCTGGCCGGGCTCGACACCGAGGCCGCGCACGCCATCGTCGTCGTCGCCTTCATCGTCACGGTGGGCACGCTCCTGCTGCAGGGGCTCACACTGCCGCTGCTCATCCGCCGTCTGGAGATCGCGGGGGACGAGGAGCACGAGGAGGACGTCGCGGCGCTGGAGATGGTCAAGGCCAAGAGCCGCGAGGCCGGCAAGGCGTACCTCGCCGAGAAGCGCCGGGAGTGGGAGCAGAAGCACGGCGAGGTCGACCTCGGCATGTTCGATGCCTTCACCAAGCGCATGACCCGGGTGGAGAAGGACACCGACGACGCGCAGCAGGTCGAGGACACCGTCGCCCGCCCGTCCTACGACGACCTCGTCGCGCTGACCAAGGGATGGCTGCAGGTGCGGCGGGAGATCCTCGTCGCGGAGCGGGACGCCGGCGAGCTCGACGAGGAGGTCATGCGGGAGCTGCTGGCCGCGATGGACGCCGAGGAACTGGCACTCGACACCCGCGGCGCGACCCGCCCCCTGAGCCGCAACTGA
- a CDS encoding MerR family transcriptional regulator gives MTARDSRTPLYGIAVAAQLVDLPEATIRLFESKGLLAPARSDGGTRRYSDDDITRLRRAAELRGDGINIAGIARVLDLQDENAGLREALDAEAPERVRSARD, from the coding sequence ATGACCGCACGCGACTCGCGCACCCCGCTCTACGGCATCGCCGTGGCCGCGCAGCTCGTCGACCTGCCCGAGGCGACGATCCGGCTCTTCGAGAGCAAGGGCCTCCTCGCGCCGGCCCGGAGCGACGGCGGCACGCGCCGGTACAGCGACGACGACATCACCCGCCTGCGCCGCGCGGCCGAGCTCCGCGGCGACGGCATCAACATCGCCGGGATCGCGCGGGTCCTCGACCTGCAGGATGAGAACGCGGGCCTCCGGGAGGCTCTCGATGCGGAGGCGCCGGAGCGCGTGCGCTCCGCCCGCGACTGA
- a CDS encoding Hsp20/alpha crystallin family protein, with protein sequence MALTFDPFSQLDRFAASVLDSVRAPRSMPVDLYRDGDRYILHADLPGADPGSIDVDLDGGQLTIRAQRTADTREGVRWLARERGAGSFLRQFSLGDGVDLDNISASYESGVLSVVIPVSERAKPRKITVESGEQRQAIDA encoded by the coding sequence ATGGCACTGACCTTCGATCCCTTCAGCCAGCTCGACCGCTTCGCCGCGAGCGTCCTGGACTCCGTGCGCGCGCCCCGGTCGATGCCGGTGGACCTGTACCGCGACGGGGACCGCTACATCCTGCACGCCGACCTCCCCGGCGCCGACCCCGGCTCCATCGACGTCGACCTGGACGGCGGGCAGCTCACGATCCGCGCCCAGCGCACGGCCGACACCCGCGAAGGCGTGCGGTGGCTCGCCCGCGAGCGCGGCGCCGGATCGTTCCTGCGCCAGTTCTCGCTCGGCGACGGAGTGGACCTCGACAACATCAGCGCCTCGTACGAGAGCGGTGTCCTGTCGGTCGTGATCCCCGTCAGCGAACGGGCGAAGCCGCGCAAGATCACTGTCGAGTCCGGCGAACAGCGCCAGGCGATCGACGCCTGA
- a CDS encoding DUF2795 domain-containing protein produces MALSSTLDRFLADMEYPATRDDLLREAAREGLPTDDRAALYDLPEQSFSAAWLIRYRLARNALADALAPASRLAA; encoded by the coding sequence ATGGCACTCTCCTCGACCCTCGACCGGTTCCTCGCCGACATGGAGTACCCGGCGACCCGCGACGACCTCCTGCGCGAAGCCGCGCGGGAGGGGCTGCCGACGGACGACCGCGCGGCGCTGTACGACCTGCCGGAGCAGAGCTTCAGCGCCGCCTGGCTCATCCGCTACCGTCTCGCCAGGAACGCGCTCGCGGACGCGCTCGCCCCCGCCTCGCGCCTCGCCGCGTAG
- a CDS encoding LLM class flavin-dependent oxidoreductase, producing MNDVALSVLDLVPVRSGQTSAEAITASLSLAATADRLGYRRYWFAEHHNMPAVASTTPPVLIAAAATRTSRIRLGSGGVMLPNHAPLIVAEQFAALEAIAPGRIDLGLGRAPGSDPVITQLLRGSGTTSDVEQFPRHVQDIAALFTTDGATVRFTSGGEYTVRATPAATGVPEVWLLGSSDYSAQLAASLGLPYVFANHFSGQGLERALDLYRTNYRPSEEHPEPRTFLTVNAVAAPTAEEAEARALPQLRMMARLRLNQPLVALETVEQALAAEHDAATDQVVEAARSRWFVGTGESVAAEVRSFASTYGVDEVMLSPVAGAYDAEPKDSAAGRAQTLELVAGA from the coding sequence ATGAACGACGTCGCCCTCTCCGTCCTCGACCTCGTGCCGGTCCGCTCCGGCCAGACCAGTGCCGAGGCCATCACCGCCTCCCTCTCCCTCGCCGCGACCGCCGACCGGCTCGGCTATCGCCGGTACTGGTTCGCCGAGCACCACAACATGCCCGCGGTCGCGTCGACCACGCCTCCGGTCCTCATCGCGGCCGCCGCCACGCGCACGTCGCGCATCCGCCTCGGCTCCGGCGGCGTGATGCTGCCGAACCACGCGCCGCTGATCGTGGCCGAACAGTTCGCCGCCCTCGAGGCCATCGCCCCCGGCCGCATCGACCTGGGCCTCGGCCGCGCGCCGGGCAGCGACCCCGTGATCACCCAGCTCCTCCGCGGGTCAGGGACGACGAGCGACGTGGAGCAGTTCCCCCGCCACGTGCAGGACATCGCGGCGCTCTTCACCACCGACGGCGCCACGGTGCGCTTCACCTCCGGCGGGGAGTACACCGTGCGGGCGACCCCCGCCGCGACCGGGGTGCCCGAGGTGTGGCTGCTGGGGTCGAGCGACTACTCCGCGCAGCTCGCCGCCTCCCTCGGCCTGCCGTACGTGTTCGCGAACCACTTCTCCGGACAGGGCCTGGAACGCGCCCTCGACCTCTACCGCACGAACTACCGTCCGAGCGAGGAGCACCCGGAGCCGCGGACCTTCCTCACCGTGAACGCCGTCGCCGCCCCGACGGCGGAGGAGGCCGAGGCCCGCGCCCTGCCGCAGCTGCGGATGATGGCGCGACTCCGACTCAACCAGCCGCTCGTCGCGCTGGAGACCGTCGAGCAGGCCCTCGCCGCGGAGCACGACGCCGCCACCGATCAGGTGGTCGAGGCCGCGCGGTCGCGGTGGTTCGTCGGCACCGGGGAGTCCGTCGCCGCCGAGGTGCGCTCGTTCGCGTCGACCTACGGGGTGGACGAGGTCATGCTCTCCCCCGTCGCCGGTGCCTACGACGCGGAGCCGAAGGACTCGGCCGCGGGGCGCGCTCAGACGCTGGAGCTCGTCGCGGGGGCGTGA
- the pheA gene encoding prephenate dehydratase — protein MRDRDESPRDRLNAVTARRTYSYLGPAGTFTEAALDQVAEARGQDWRPVHNVGEALADVLEGRSDAAMIAIENSIEGGVSTTQDALATLPGLRIIGEYLVRVNFVLVAPRGTTLDQVEVIAAHPVAYAQCHGWLGEHLPTHSHVPAASNVASAIGVLDGTSPAQAAIAAPGIVQHYDVDVLAEGIGDNAAAVTRFVLVTRTTRSPAPTGADKTSLIVELPHDHPGSLLEMLEQFSTRGINLSLIESRPIGDELGRYRFVIDADGHIEHERMADALLGIRRFSPRVVFLGSYPRADRQIVQYPDRYSDEVFIEARDWLRGILSGEPES, from the coding sequence ATGCGGGATCGCGATGAGTCACCGAGGGATAGGCTGAACGCCGTGACTGCACGCCGCACCTACAGCTACCTCGGACCGGCCGGAACCTTCACGGAGGCGGCGCTCGACCAGGTGGCCGAAGCCAGGGGGCAGGACTGGCGACCGGTGCACAACGTGGGCGAGGCGCTCGCGGACGTCCTCGAAGGACGCAGCGACGCAGCCATGATCGCGATCGAGAACTCCATCGAGGGCGGGGTCTCCACCACCCAGGACGCACTGGCGACGCTGCCGGGGCTCCGGATCATCGGCGAGTACCTGGTGCGGGTGAACTTCGTCCTCGTCGCGCCGCGCGGCACCACTCTCGACCAGGTCGAGGTCATCGCCGCGCACCCCGTCGCCTACGCGCAGTGCCACGGCTGGCTCGGCGAACACCTCCCGACCCACTCACATGTGCCGGCGGCGAGCAACGTGGCGTCGGCCATCGGCGTCCTCGACGGCACCTCGCCCGCACAGGCCGCGATCGCCGCTCCCGGCATCGTGCAGCACTACGACGTTGACGTGCTCGCCGAGGGCATCGGCGACAACGCGGCGGCCGTGACCCGGTTCGTCCTCGTCACCCGCACCACGCGTTCGCCTGCGCCGACCGGTGCCGACAAGACCTCGCTGATCGTCGAGCTCCCGCACGACCACCCTGGTTCGCTCCTCGAGATGCTGGAGCAGTTCTCGACGCGCGGCATCAACCTCTCTCTCATCGAGTCCCGGCCCATCGGCGACGAACTCGGCCGGTACCGGTTCGTGATCGACGCGGACGGTCACATCGAGCACGAGCGGATGGCCGACGCCCTGCTCGGGATCCGCCGCTTCAGCCCCCGCGTGGTGTTCCTCGGGTCGTACCCGCGCGCCGACCGGCAGATCGTGCAGTATCCCGACCGCTACTCCGACGAGGTCTTCATCGAGGCCCGCGACTGGCTCCGCGGCATCCTCTCCGGCGAACCCGAGTCCTGA
- the pgm gene encoding phosphoglucomutase (alpha-D-glucose-1,6-bisphosphate-dependent): MSSRAGLPAEESDLIDVDELIAAYYDRVPNPDVASERVLFGTSGHRGSSLTKSFNENHILATTQAIVDYRAAQGITGPLFLGRDTHALSLPAERSAIEVLLANGVDVRVDARDSWVPTPALSHAILTYNRDRAADDPGRADGVVVTPSHNPPRDGGFKYNPPHGGPADTDATGWIADRANQLIADGLTEVRRERFADVDWDAITGYDFRDAYVRDLPSIIDIEAIRRAGVRIGADPLGGASVEYWSLIAEMHDLDLTVVNPEVDPTWRFMTLDWDEKIRMDPSSPSAMASLVAKKGDYDILTGNDADADRHGIVTPDAGLMNPNHFLAVAIDYLFSHREHWPREAAVGKTLVSSMIIDRVAESLGRRLLEVPVGFKWFVPGLLDGSVAFGGEESAGASFLRHDGSVWSTDKDGILLCLLAAEILAVTGKTPSQRYAELEDAFGASAYQRVDAPATPEQKATLGKLAPESVTATTLAGEDIIAKLSHAPGNGAAIGGLKVQTPHAWFAARPSGTEDVYKLYAESLRGPEHLAEVQAEARAVVSVALGD, from the coding sequence ATGAGCAGCCGTGCCGGCCTCCCCGCGGAGGAAAGTGACCTGATCGACGTCGACGAGCTGATCGCCGCCTACTACGACCGCGTGCCGAATCCGGATGTCGCGAGCGAGCGGGTCTTGTTCGGCACCAGCGGGCACCGCGGCTCGTCGCTCACGAAGAGCTTCAACGAGAACCACATCCTCGCCACGACGCAGGCCATCGTCGACTACCGCGCAGCGCAGGGCATCACCGGTCCGCTCTTCCTCGGGCGCGACACTCACGCGCTGTCCCTCCCGGCGGAGCGCAGCGCCATCGAGGTCCTGCTCGCGAACGGGGTGGACGTACGCGTCGACGCCCGGGACTCCTGGGTACCGACCCCCGCGCTGAGCCACGCGATCCTCACCTATAACCGCGACCGCGCCGCCGACGACCCAGGTCGCGCAGACGGCGTCGTCGTGACCCCCTCGCACAACCCGCCTCGCGACGGCGGCTTCAAGTACAACCCGCCCCACGGCGGTCCCGCCGACACCGATGCGACCGGCTGGATCGCCGACCGCGCCAACCAGCTCATCGCCGACGGCCTGACCGAGGTGCGCCGCGAGCGCTTCGCCGACGTGGACTGGGACGCGATCACCGGATACGACTTCCGCGACGCCTATGTGCGCGACCTCCCGTCGATCATCGACATCGAGGCGATCCGCCGCGCCGGCGTGCGTATCGGCGCGGACCCGCTGGGTGGCGCCTCGGTGGAGTACTGGTCGCTGATCGCCGAGATGCACGACCTCGATCTCACGGTCGTCAACCCCGAGGTCGACCCCACCTGGCGCTTCATGACCCTGGACTGGGACGAGAAGATCCGGATGGACCCGTCGTCCCCGTCGGCCATGGCATCGCTCGTGGCGAAGAAGGGCGACTACGACATCCTCACCGGGAACGACGCTGACGCGGACCGGCACGGAATCGTCACCCCCGACGCCGGGCTCATGAACCCGAACCACTTCCTCGCCGTCGCCATCGACTACCTCTTCTCGCACCGGGAGCACTGGCCGCGTGAGGCCGCGGTCGGCAAGACGCTGGTGTCGTCGATGATCATCGACCGCGTGGCCGAGTCGCTCGGGCGGCGTCTGCTCGAGGTTCCGGTCGGCTTCAAGTGGTTCGTGCCCGGACTGCTCGACGGCTCCGTGGCGTTCGGTGGCGAGGAGTCGGCGGGGGCCTCGTTCCTCCGACACGACGGCTCCGTGTGGTCCACCGACAAGGATGGCATCCTCCTCTGCCTGCTGGCGGCCGAGATCCTCGCGGTGACCGGCAAGACCCCGTCGCAGCGCTACGCGGAACTGGAGGACGCCTTCGGCGCCTCCGCCTATCAGCGCGTCGACGCCCCCGCGACCCCCGAGCAGAAGGCGACGCTCGGCAAGCTCGCCCCGGAGTCGGTGACCGCGACCACCCTCGCCGGCGAGGACATCATCGCGAAGCTCTCGCACGCCCCCGGCAACGGTGCGGCGATCGGCGGCCTCAAGGTGCAGACTCCGCACGCCTGGTTCGCCGCGCGGCCGTCCGGAACCGAAGACGTCTACAAGCTCTACGCCGAGAGCCTGCGGGGCCCGGAGCATCTCGCCGAGGTGCAGGCCGAGGCCCGCGCCGTCGTATCCGTCGCCCTCGGCGACTGA
- a CDS encoding ABC transporter ATP-binding protein, with protein sequence MDTHVQQERGPAATSTAPALEVSDLAITFASKRRQVTALEGVDLRVEEGEFLSIAGPSGCGKSTLLKAVAGLTAPSRGSIRLRGDEVRGPRQDIGYVFQRAALLEWRSVRGNILLQAEMRGMDMRKAQARADELIEMTGLTGFEKSLPHELSGGMQQRVSLCRALLHEPRVLLMDEPFGALDALTRERMNVELNRIWSATGTTVLLVTHSVAEAVYLASRVIVMGPRPGRILEEHRVDLPARRGYADVLETEEFHRVSSRVRELLGSSTDAD encoded by the coding sequence ATGGACACTCACGTTCAGCAGGAACGCGGACCCGCGGCCACGAGCACCGCTCCGGCGCTCGAGGTCTCTGATCTCGCGATCACCTTCGCCTCCAAGCGGCGCCAGGTCACGGCTCTCGAGGGCGTCGACCTGCGCGTCGAGGAGGGGGAGTTCCTCTCCATCGCCGGGCCCTCGGGATGCGGCAAGTCGACGCTCCTGAAGGCCGTGGCGGGACTCACCGCTCCGAGCCGCGGCAGCATCCGCCTGCGCGGCGACGAGGTCCGCGGTCCGCGGCAGGATATCGGCTACGTGTTCCAGCGGGCGGCGCTCCTGGAATGGCGCAGCGTCCGCGGCAACATCCTCCTGCAGGCCGAGATGCGCGGGATGGACATGCGCAAGGCCCAGGCCCGTGCCGACGAGCTCATCGAGATGACCGGGCTCACCGGCTTCGAGAAGTCGCTGCCGCACGAGCTCTCCGGCGGTATGCAGCAGCGGGTGTCGCTGTGCCGCGCGCTGCTGCACGAGCCGCGGGTGCTGCTCATGGACGAGCCGTTCGGTGCCCTCGACGCCCTCACGCGCGAGCGCATGAACGTCGAGCTCAACCGGATCTGGAGCGCCACCGGCACGACCGTGCTGCTCGTCACCCACTCGGTCGCGGAGGCGGTCTACCTCGCCAGTCGCGTGATCGTGATGGGGCCGCGACCCGGGCGGATCCTGGAAGAGCACCGCGTCGACCTCCCGGCCCGCCGCGGCTACGCCGATGTTCTGGAGACGGAGGAGTTCCACCGCGTCTCCAGCCGCGTCCGAGAGCTCCTCGGCTCCTCCACCGACGCCGACTGA
- a CDS encoding ABC transporter substrate-binding protein, whose translation MKKSGTILSSIALASAAVLALSGCGGSTAPASSGDGDGGELTPVTLMLNWYPYGEHAAFYYGVDQGIFEEHGIDLTIKAGQGSTKTAQAVGQGQVDFGWADTPAVLANIDKGVGIKSVGVFLQTTPSAVQVFADSGISSPEDLKGKTIAVSAGDAPTTTFPMYLEAVGLEEGDVTQQNLDAAGKIAAMLSGKVDGLIGFAHDQGPTIADKSGKDVEYLRYSDAGLNFFSNGLIAPTDTIENDPELVEALVAATSEAFEAAQEDPEAAVAAMEGKDPQMPSQEVLLHQWEETIELLHTDATEGQAPGANATEDWESTLEVLSEAGLISGDGDVETYFDDAFTPGK comes from the coding sequence ATGAAGAAGTCAGGCACCATCCTCAGCTCGATCGCCCTCGCGTCCGCCGCGGTGCTCGCCCTCTCCGGCTGCGGAGGATCGACGGCCCCGGCGAGCTCCGGCGACGGTGACGGCGGCGAGCTCACGCCGGTCACCCTCATGCTCAACTGGTACCCGTACGGCGAGCACGCCGCGTTCTACTACGGCGTCGACCAGGGCATCTTCGAGGAGCACGGCATCGACCTCACGATCAAGGCCGGCCAGGGCTCGACGAAGACCGCGCAGGCCGTCGGGCAGGGGCAGGTCGACTTCGGCTGGGCGGACACCCCGGCCGTCCTCGCGAACATCGACAAGGGCGTCGGCATCAAGAGCGTCGGCGTCTTCCTGCAGACCACGCCGTCGGCCGTCCAGGTCTTCGCCGACTCCGGCATCTCCAGCCCGGAAGACCTCAAGGGCAAGACCATCGCGGTCTCCGCGGGAGACGCCCCGACCACGACCTTCCCGATGTACCTCGAGGCCGTGGGCCTGGAGGAGGGCGACGTGACCCAGCAGAACCTCGACGCCGCGGGCAAGATCGCCGCCATGCTGTCCGGGAAGGTCGACGGGCTCATCGGCTTCGCGCACGACCAGGGCCCGACCATCGCCGACAAGAGCGGCAAGGACGTCGAGTACCTGCGCTACTCCGACGCCGGCCTGAACTTCTTCAGCAACGGCCTCATCGCGCCCACCGACACCATCGAGAACGACCCGGAGCTCGTCGAGGCGCTGGTCGCGGCGACCTCCGAGGCCTTCGAGGCCGCGCAGGAGGACCCCGAGGCGGCGGTGGCCGCGATGGAGGGCAAGGACCCGCAGATGCCGTCGCAGGAGGTCCTGCTGCACCAGTGGGAGGAGACCATCGAGCTGCTCCACACCGACGCCACCGAGGGCCAGGCTCCCGGCGCGAACGCCACCGAGGACTGGGAGTCCACGCTGGAGGTCCTGTCCGAGGCCGGGCTCATCTCGGGCGACGGCGACGTGGAGACGTACTTCGACGACGCCTTCACCCCCGGGAAGTGA